The following proteins are co-located in the Triticum aestivum cultivar Chinese Spring chromosome 1A, IWGSC CS RefSeq v2.1, whole genome shotgun sequence genome:
- the LOC123079269 gene encoding uncharacterized protein has translation MEVFDEVHFVRLRCRVRRTKYLAADDDGHGVCLSSQRGAHNTVWAVQAMEGAVEGAEGGPFVLLRGAYGRYLFATDVQAATGPGHGVQAAQQARPHPNTPRCMLWQAIRRQGSFVIRSAGGRYLRANGKYVRWRTAVTVAGDDASAMLQWDVEVVPLRLDRPTLLDPPPQPMRRRRRPPTEEEVARQVRYIRAGVDGDIDETGWRTVRISTNSLMQLRLTLANLLGQNRSALHTTLCVRAGAYADLSPLLIDLPIGNDRLDIVVITHGTPVDNTLVYPNVNARN, from the exons ATGGAGGTGTTCGACGAAGTGCACTTCGTGCGGCTCCGGTGCCGGGTGCGGCGGACCAAGTACCTGGCGGCGGACGACGACGGGCACGGCGTGTGCCTGTCCAGCCAGCGCGGCGCGCACAACACGGTGTGGGCGGTGCAGGCCATGGAGGGCGCGGTGGAGGGCGCCGAGGGCGGGCCCTTCGTCCTCCTCCGCGGCGCCTATGGCCGCTACCTCTTCGCCACGGATGTGCAGGCCGCCACGGGGCCCGGCCACGGCGTCCAGGCCGCGCAGCAGGCCCGGCCGCACCCGAACACGCCGAGGTGCATGCTCTGGCAGGCCATCCGGCGGCAGGGCTCCTTCGTGATCCGCAGCGCCGGGGGCCGGTACCTCCGCGCCAACGGCAAGTACGTCCGGTGGCGCACGGCCGTCACCGTCGCCGGGGACGACGCCAGCGCCATGCTGCAGTGGGACGTCGAGGTCGTGCCCCTTCGCCTGGACCGCCCTaccctcctcgatccaccgccaCAG CCGATGCGGAGGCGGCGCCGCCCGCcgacggaggaggaggtggcgcggcaGGTCCGGTACATCCGCGCCGGCGTGGACGGGGACATAGACGAGACAGGGTGGCGGACGGTGCGGATCAGCACCAACAGCCTCATGCAGCTGCGGCTGACGCTGGCCAACCTGCTGGGCCAGAACCGGTCGGCGCTCCACACCACGCTCTGCGTCCGCGCCGGTGCCTACGCcgacctctcccctctcctcaTCGACCTGCCCATCGGCAACGACCGCCTCGACATCGTCGTCATCACCCACGGCACACCAG TGGACAACACGTTGGTGTACCCAAACGTCAATGCGCGGAATTGA